From Chryseobacterium salivictor, a single genomic window includes:
- the mreC gene encoding rod shape-determining protein MreC yields the protein MGFLLRLFSKNGLFVFFIFLQLIAVVLIFSRNSMQQSWIAGQSAAFNSWVSGYIDEGASYLKLKQTNDQLIAQNKSLMMQLYGKDAATNPEFRKVHDTVGGGQIYTFVDGEIVFNSINRKDNYFTINRGKRDGVMPKMGVMAPGGIAGIVINTTDSFSLVQSILSLNKIKINASLKKSGYFGTLTWRGDDSRIMHLSDIPKYVPLQVGDTIVTDGKSAIFPQGIMVGKIAGYEVDSKTGFWDISVELSEKMGKLNKIYVVKNLKKAEVRKIEDTLQATIKREK from the coding sequence ATGGGATTTTTGCTGAGATTATTTTCGAAGAACGGTTTATTCGTCTTCTTTATATTTCTGCAACTCATAGCTGTGGTATTGATTTTCAGTAGAAACTCAATGCAACAGTCGTGGATTGCAGGGCAATCTGCTGCCTTTAATTCCTGGGTTTCTGGATATATCGATGAAGGGGCTTCTTACCTGAAACTGAAACAAACCAATGATCAGCTGATTGCACAAAATAAAAGTTTAATGATGCAGCTTTACGGCAAAGATGCAGCAACTAATCCTGAATTCCGTAAAGTGCACGACACCGTCGGAGGTGGACAAATTTATACTTTTGTCGATGGCGAAATCGTATTTAACAGCATCAACCGAAAAGACAATTACTTTACCATTAACCGCGGAAAAAGAGATGGAGTGATGCCCAAAATGGGTGTTATGGCGCCCGGGGGAATTGCCGGAATTGTCATTAATACTACTGATTCCTTTTCTTTGGTACAATCGATTTTAAGTTTGAATAAAATTAAAATCAATGCGTCGCTCAAAAAATCTGGTTATTTCGGAACACTCACCTGGCGGGGAGATGATTCCAGAATTATGCATCTGTCGGATATACCAAAATATGTTCCGCTTCAGGTTGGCGATACGATTGTAACGGACGGTAAATCTGCTATTTTCCCGCAAGGTATTATGGTTGGTAAAATTGCCGGTTATGAAGTAGATAGTAAAACAGGCTTCTGGGATATCTCGGTGGAACTGAGTGAAAAAATGGGAAAGCTCAACAAAATATACGTAGTTAAAAACCTGAAAAAAGCAGAAGTCCGTAAAATTGAAGATACTTTGCAAGCGACAATAAAAAGAGAGAAATGA
- a CDS encoding rod shape-determining protein has protein sequence MGLFDMFTQDIAIDLGTANTLIIHNNKIVVDQPSIVAIERSTGKPIAVGEKAKHMQGKTHEDIKTIRPLKDGVIADFHASEHMIKEFIKQIPGIKGKLFQPTLKIVICIPSGITEVEKRAVRDSAQKVNAKEVRLIYEPMAAAIGVGIDVQKPEGNMIIDIGGGTTEIAVVALGGIVCDKSVKIAGDVFTNDIAYYLRTHHNLYIGERTAERIKIEVGSAVEDLDVDIEDIPVQGRDLITGKPKEIMVNYKEIARALDKSIVRIEDAVMETLSLTPPELAADIYKTGIYLAGGGALLRGLADRLHKKTGLPVFVAEDPLRAVVRGTGIALKNMDKFNFLIK, from the coding sequence ATGGGGTTATTTGATATGTTCACGCAAGACATTGCGATTGATTTAGGAACTGCGAACACACTAATTATACACAATAATAAAATTGTAGTAGATCAACCATCGATTGTTGCAATCGAGCGTTCGACAGGAAAACCAATTGCAGTTGGGGAGAAAGCAAAACACATGCAGGGGAAAACGCATGAAGACATCAAAACCATCAGGCCTTTGAAAGATGGCGTAATCGCTGATTTCCATGCTTCTGAGCACATGATCAAAGAATTCATCAAACAAATTCCCGGTATCAAAGGAAAACTTTTTCAGCCGACTTTAAAGATCGTAATCTGTATTCCGTCCGGAATTACCGAGGTAGAAAAACGGGCGGTAAGAGATTCTGCCCAGAAAGTAAATGCGAAAGAAGTCCGTTTGATCTATGAACCAATGGCCGCAGCAATCGGTGTAGGAATCGATGTGCAGAAACCAGAAGGGAATATGATCATCGACATAGGTGGTGGTACGACCGAAATCGCTGTTGTGGCTCTTGGAGGGATCGTTTGTGATAAATCTGTGAAAATTGCCGGAGATGTATTTACCAATGATATCGCCTATTATTTAAGAACGCATCACAATTTATATATTGGTGAAAGAACTGCCGAAAGAATAAAAATCGAAGTGGGTTCTGCCGTTGAAGATCTTGATGTTGATATTGAAGATATTCCGGTTCAAGGCCGTGATTTAATTACCGGTAAGCCAAAAGAAATCATGGTGAACTACAAAGAAATCGCGCGGGCTCTGGACAAATCGATTGTTAGAATTGAGGATGCCGTAATGGAAACCCTTTCACTGACTCCGCCGGAATTGGCCGCTGATATCTACAAAACCGGAATTTATCTTGCCGGAGGTGGTGCTTTGTTAAGAGGCCTTGCAGACAGACTTCATAAGAAAACCGGCTTGCCTGTTTTTGTTGCCGAAGATCCGTTAAGAGCTGTAGTTCGGGGAACCGGAATCGCCTTGAAAAACATGGATAAATTCAACTTCTTAATTAAGTAA
- the hemA gene encoding glutamyl-tRNA reductase, translated as MTKDNNIHQTANFAVLSVSFEKADAEIRGKFAFFDEHVKYFVNQIHDLNLGDAFVVSTCNRTEIYTTTQNYLLIAELYCKIVGVSITDFMKYVNILKREEALNHLFRVAAGLESQIIGDFEIIGQIKNAYHRFKKEKKNSNPFLERSINSAIQISKRIKNETGISNGAASVSYAAVHYILKNQIQISDKNILLLGVGEIGQNTVENLVKHVYKPNVKIANRTAEKAEKIAEKYKIPHIEFDQLQDELTKTDILIVATGAQHPIINKSHFPNGKETLIIDLSIPNNVEKNVTENENVSLVDIDQLSLHINETMVQRQKEIPKAEEIIKEMSKDFLEWEKKRKLAPNIHHFKAMLKNMERNEMHKIHKKHHYVEVDDMQLSEKMIQKITNRFAKYIIDNPWKADEISKLMHEILVEQPNKEFNEKH; from the coding sequence ATGACTAAGGATAATAACATTCACCAGACTGCTAATTTTGCCGTTCTCAGCGTCAGTTTCGAAAAAGCTGATGCAGAAATACGGGGCAAATTTGCTTTCTTTGATGAGCATGTAAAATATTTCGTCAACCAAATTCATGATTTGAATTTGGGAGATGCTTTTGTGGTTTCTACTTGCAACAGAACCGAAATTTATACGACCACTCAAAATTATCTTCTGATTGCAGAATTGTACTGTAAAATCGTAGGCGTAAGCATCACCGATTTTATGAAATATGTAAATATTCTGAAACGGGAAGAAGCCCTTAATCATCTATTTCGGGTAGCAGCAGGTTTAGAGAGCCAGATTATTGGTGATTTCGAAATCATTGGGCAAATCAAAAATGCCTATCACCGGTTTAAAAAAGAAAAGAAAAATTCCAATCCTTTTCTAGAGAGATCGATCAATTCTGCCATCCAGATTTCCAAAAGAATTAAGAACGAAACAGGAATTTCTAATGGAGCAGCCTCCGTTTCCTATGCTGCAGTTCATTATATCCTGAAAAATCAAATCCAAATTTCCGATAAGAACATTCTGCTTCTCGGGGTGGGAGAAATTGGGCAGAACACCGTGGAAAATCTGGTAAAGCATGTTTATAAACCCAATGTGAAAATTGCAAACAGAACTGCAGAAAAAGCAGAAAAAATTGCCGAGAAATACAAAATCCCCCATATCGAATTCGACCAGCTACAGGACGAGTTGACCAAAACAGACATTTTGATTGTCGCCACCGGAGCACAGCATCCGATTATTAATAAATCGCATTTCCCCAATGGCAAAGAAACTTTGATTATCGACCTTTCGATCCCAAACAATGTGGAGAAAAATGTTACAGAGAACGAAAATGTAAGTTTAGTCGATATCGATCAGCTGTCCCTTCATATTAATGAAACCATGGTTCAGCGTCAAAAAGAAATTCCAAAAGCGGAAGAAATCATCAAAGAAATGTCTAAGGATTTTCTGGAGTGGGAAAAGAAAAGAAAACTGGCGCCCAACATCCATCATTTCAAAGCCATGTTGAAGAATATGGAGCGGAATGAAATGCATAAAATTCACAAAAAACATCATTATGTGGAGGTAGATGATATGCAGCTTTCAGAAAAAATGATTCAGAAAATCACCAACCGTTTCGCAAAATACATCATCGATAATCCCTGGAAGGCCGATGAAATCAGTAAATTAATGCACGAGATTTTAGTAGAACAACCAAATAAAGAGTTCAATGAGAAGCATTAA
- the hemC gene encoding hydroxymethylbilane synthase: MRSIKIGTRNSPLALWQAREVARNLQNNNYKTDITPIVSTGDKNLTEPLYAMGITGVFTKDLDIALLNNEVDIAVHSLKDIPTQLPHNIEIVAVLKRDFPQDVLVRKSTSKNKELHELKIATSSLRRRAFWAKYFPETEFCDIRGNVQTRLQKLEDQDFDATLFSLAAIERMNLAVDYEFLPMMISAPAQGVVAVTARADDHEIKELFEKVNHRETQICIDIERNFLRTLEGGCTAPIGAFAEINDKDEVRFVGRLCSLDGKKCMEIDEIFTWNDQENFGEKLAHIILKDGGRELMQEIKLHLQ; encoded by the coding sequence ATGAGAAGCATTAAAATAGGCACAAGAAACTCGCCGCTCGCATTGTGGCAAGCAAGAGAAGTTGCCAGAAATCTGCAAAATAACAATTACAAAACCGATATCACTCCGATTGTTTCGACCGGAGATAAAAACCTTACCGAACCTCTTTATGCAATGGGGATCACCGGAGTTTTTACTAAAGATTTGGATATTGCTTTATTAAATAATGAAGTGGACATTGCCGTGCACTCTCTGAAAGATATTCCGACTCAGCTTCCTCATAATATAGAGATTGTCGCTGTATTGAAACGCGATTTTCCACAAGATGTTCTGGTAAGAAAATCGACTTCCAAAAATAAAGAACTGCATGAGTTGAAAATTGCCACCAGCAGTTTAAGACGCCGCGCGTTCTGGGCAAAATATTTTCCGGAAACCGAGTTTTGTGATATCCGCGGAAATGTACAGACCCGTCTCCAGAAATTAGAAGATCAGGATTTCGATGCGACTTTGTTTTCATTAGCAGCAATTGAAAGAATGAATTTAGCAGTAGATTATGAGTTTCTTCCAATGATGATTTCTGCGCCGGCACAAGGTGTGGTTGCTGTAACCGCAAGAGCTGATGATCATGAAATCAAAGAATTATTCGAAAAAGTAAACCATCGGGAAACTCAGATTTGTATCGACATTGAAAGGAATTTCTTACGAACTCTGGAAGGAGGTTGTACCGCACCAATTGGTGCTTTTGCAGAAATCAATGACAAAGATGAAGTGAGATTTGTCGGCAGACTGTGTTCATTAGACGGTAAAAAATGCATGGAAATCGATGAAATTTTCACCTGGAATGATCAGGAAAATTTTGGAGAAAAATTAGCTCATATCATTTTAAAAGACGGCGGAAGAGAATTGATGCAGGAGATTAAACTGCACCTTCAATAA
- a CDS encoding uroporphyrinogen-III synthase codes for MNILFTKMLDEKEVSDILGNHFSSHFLEVIKIKLLHLAPFPLGNNSLIFTSVNGVESFFKNGFKPHENFAAKNYNKIYCVGRKTKMHLRKYGFGVFKTKKNAKELSDFIIENCSKEKFIHFCGNLALDILQEKLPLQNIAYKKVVVYETELLYPKYEGSHDAIAFFSPSGVRSFIKNNSLDFQQIYAIGETTGAEVKKYTTQKIFTGKDNDLNALLKLIKKEGEKISSC; via the coding sequence ATGAATATTCTGTTTACAAAAATGCTCGATGAAAAAGAAGTTTCCGATATCCTTGGAAACCATTTTTCAAGTCATTTTTTAGAGGTGATTAAAATCAAACTTCTTCACCTTGCGCCATTCCCTCTCGGGAATAATTCGCTGATTTTCACCAGTGTAAATGGAGTAGAATCATTTTTTAAAAATGGTTTTAAACCTCATGAAAATTTCGCCGCAAAAAATTATAACAAAATTTACTGCGTCGGCAGGAAAACCAAAATGCACTTGCGGAAATATGGTTTTGGCGTATTTAAAACGAAAAAAAACGCAAAAGAACTTTCAGACTTTATTATTGAAAATTGCTCCAAAGAAAAATTCATTCATTTCTGCGGAAATTTAGCCTTGGATATTCTTCAGGAAAAATTACCCCTGCAAAATATCGCCTATAAAAAAGTAGTCGTGTACGAAACAGAATTGCTGTATCCTAAATATGAAGGAAGTCATGATGCCATTGCTTTTTTCTCGCCAAGTGGCGTGCGGAGTTTCATTAAAAACAACAGTTTAGACTTTCAGCAAATCTATGCAATTGGTGAAACTACTGGTGCAGAAGTTAAAAAATATACCACCCAAAAAATATTTACAGGCAAAGACAATGACCTGAATGCTTTGCTTAAATTAATTAAAAAAGAAGGAGAAAAGATAAGCTCCTGTTAA
- the hemE gene encoding uroporphyrinogen decarboxylase: MIKNDLYLKALRGETVERPPVWMMRQAGRFLPEFRAMRDEYDFFTRCRTPELASEITMMPIRRYPLDAAILFSDILVVPQAMGMNFEMRDGIGPWLEKPIRTLEDVQNVIVPDVDETLGYVFDAIELTLHKLDNNIPLIGFAGSPWTILCYCIEGKGSKAWDVAKSFCFRNPEAAHLLLQKITDTTIAYLKRKVEKGVSAVQVFDSWGGALSPEDYQIFSWPYINQIVEALSPLTHVVVFGKGCWFALEEMTLSKVSALGVDWTITPELARTLTNHTMTLQGNFDPTRLHSSPETITKMVTEMINRFGKDRYIANLGHGILPNIPLENAEAFIRAVVDWKPN; this comes from the coding sequence ATGATTAAAAACGATTTATATTTAAAGGCATTAAGAGGAGAAACCGTTGAGCGGCCTCCGGTTTGGATGATGAGACAGGCGGGAAGGTTTTTACCCGAATTCCGTGCAATGCGTGATGAATATGATTTCTTCACCAGATGTCGCACGCCGGAACTGGCTTCAGAAATTACCATGATGCCGATTCGCAGATATCCATTGGATGCGGCGATTTTGTTCTCAGATATCTTGGTTGTTCCTCAGGCAATGGGAATGAATTTCGAGATGCGGGACGGAATTGGACCTTGGCTTGAAAAGCCGATCCGTACTTTAGAAGATGTGCAGAATGTTATTGTTCCTGATGTTGATGAAACTCTGGGATATGTTTTTGATGCCATCGAACTGACTTTGCATAAATTGGATAATAATATTCCATTAATCGGTTTTGCCGGTTCGCCATGGACGATTTTATGCTATTGTATCGAAGGAAAAGGCTCCAAAGCATGGGATGTTGCAAAGAGTTTCTGTTTCAGAAATCCTGAAGCCGCCCATTTATTATTACAGAAAATTACAGATACTACGATTGCTTATCTGAAAAGAAAAGTAGAGAAAGGTGTTTCGGCTGTTCAGGTTTTTGATTCCTGGGGCGGTGCCTTGTCCCCGGAAGATTATCAGATTTTCTCCTGGCCGTATATCAACCAGATTGTAGAAGCGTTAAGTCCGTTAACTCACGTGGTTGTTTTTGGCAAAGGATGCTGGTTTGCTTTAGAAGAAATGACTTTATCTAAAGTTTCTGCGTTGGGCGTTGACTGGACAATTACTCCGGAACTGGCACGAACGCTGACCAATCACACCATGACTTTGCAGGGAAATTTCGATCCTACAAGATTGCATTCGTCACCGGAAACGATCACAAAAATGGTCACCGAAATGATTAACCGTTTCGGAAAAGACCGTTATATCGCGAATCTCGGTCACGGGATTTTACCGAATATTCCTCTGGAAAATGCAGAAGCATTCATCAGAGCAGTTGTGGACTGGAAACCAAACTAG
- a CDS encoding GNAT family N-acetyltransferase: MTETERLLLKPMSTDDSEFIFELYNSPNFIKFIGDRNIKSVKDAENYIIAKFLPQAERLGYGNYLIMLKSTGQKIGSVGIFEREGLEVHDIGFSFLPEFEGKGYGFEAARQLLETAFSEFGLKKISAITSKENIASQKLIEKLGFQYQSTVRLPDDEVELLYYELDK, from the coding sequence ATGACAGAAACAGAAAGATTGTTGCTAAAGCCAATGTCAACAGACGATTCCGAATTTATTTTCGAACTGTATAACTCACCGAACTTTATAAAATTTATTGGAGACCGGAATATTAAATCCGTTAAAGATGCTGAAAATTACATCATCGCTAAATTTCTTCCTCAGGCCGAAAGATTAGGATACGGGAATTATCTTATCATGTTGAAATCTACAGGTCAGAAAATTGGCAGCGTCGGGATTTTTGAAAGAGAAGGTTTGGAAGTTCACGATATCGGTTTTTCATTTTTACCCGAATTTGAAGGAAAAGGATACGGTTTTGAAGCTGCGCGTCAGTTACTGGAAACTGCCTTTTCAGAATTTGGTTTAAAAAAGATTTCTGCCATTACTTCAAAAGAAAATATCGCCTCTCAAAAACTCATTGAAAAGCTGGGATTTCAATACCAATCTACTGTTCGCCTTCCTGATGATGAGGTAGAATTGCTGTATTACGAACTTGATAAATAA
- a CDS encoding YdeI/OmpD-associated family protein, with product MTDIILFKGPVLQSGEINAAYVEFPFPTEECFGKKGLVKIKALFDEKVEYRGSLVKMKSEGHILGLTQEVRKQLGKSFGDEVSVRIWEDKEERIVIVPEDVQMVFNENVKAKELFDAMSYTHRKEYIRWIVEAKKPETREKRKIKMIEMILDGKKGI from the coding sequence ATGACAGATATTATTTTGTTTAAAGGTCCTGTTTTACAAAGCGGAGAAATCAATGCGGCGTATGTTGAATTCCCTTTCCCGACCGAAGAATGCTTTGGCAAAAAAGGGTTAGTGAAAATAAAAGCGCTGTTTGATGAGAAAGTTGAATATCGCGGCAGTTTAGTAAAGATGAAAAGCGAGGGTCATATTTTGGGCTTAACTCAGGAAGTCCGGAAACAACTTGGGAAATCTTTCGGTGATGAAGTTTCGGTCAGAATTTGGGAAGACAAAGAGGAAAGAATCGTGATTGTTCCGGAAGATGTTCAAATGGTTTTTAATGAAAATGTAAAGGCTAAAGAATTGTTTGACGCTATGAGTTATACGCACCGAAAAGAATATATCCGCTGGATCGTAGAAGCGAAAAAACCGGAAACCCGCGAAAAAAGAAAAATTAAAATGATAGAAATGATTCTTGACGGAAAAAAAGGAATTTAA
- a CDS encoding META domain-containing protein, which translates to MKKTVSGFIAIFVLLFLANCTAQTNFSENIKRNWMLVEFQDFSKDFMVSSKAHLNLTDQKEPGRFSANMGCNNMFGSANFNANGTVKFSEIGSTMMFCDKAMELESAFGRELPRMTNYKVNGHYLTLTNAAGKKMKFVATDWD; encoded by the coding sequence ATGAAAAAAACAGTATCAGGATTCATCGCCATTTTCGTCCTTTTATTCCTCGCAAATTGTACCGCTCAAACCAACTTTTCCGAAAATATAAAAAGAAACTGGATGTTGGTGGAATTTCAGGACTTCAGCAAAGATTTCATGGTGAGCAGCAAAGCGCATCTTAATTTAACTGATCAAAAAGAGCCGGGACGTTTCTCCGCAAATATGGGTTGCAACAATATGTTTGGTTCCGCAAATTTCAATGCAAACGGGACGGTGAAATTTTCAGAAATTGGGAGTACGATGATGTTTTGTGATAAAGCGATGGAGTTGGAATCTGCCTTTGGAAGAGAACTTCCGAGAATGACGAACTATAAAGTTAACGGGCATTACCTTACTTTAACCAATGCTGCGGGAAAGAAAATGAAATTTGTCGCTACTGACTGGGATTAA
- the hflX gene encoding GTPase HflX gives MLEKKEHLYEKAVLVGLVTQNQSEEKLVEYMDELEFLALTAGATIDKRFVQKLTQADSKTFIGSGKAQEIKEYVKEHGIGTVIFDDELSPSQLKNLEREMEVKILDRTNLILDIFAQRAQTSYARTQVELAQYQYLLPRLTRMWTHLERQKGGIGMRGPGETEIETDRRIIRDRISLLKEKLKTIDKQMATQRQNRGKMVRVALVGYTNVGKSTLMNAISKSDVFAENKLFATLDTTVRKVVIGNLPFLLTDTVGFIRKLPTQLVESFKSTLDEVREADLLIHVVDISHESFEDHINSVNQTLMEINAHQKPMIMVFNKIDAFAYEKKDEDDLTPETRKNISLDEWMKTWMSKSQYPTVFISALNKENFPEMKKLIYDEVLKIHTARFPYNDFLFEYHDDDMELED, from the coding sequence ATGCTAGAAAAAAAAGAACATTTATACGAAAAAGCCGTTTTAGTCGGCTTAGTTACACAAAATCAAAGTGAAGAAAAGCTCGTAGAATATATGGATGAGCTGGAGTTTCTGGCTTTGACAGCAGGAGCGACTATTGACAAAAGATTCGTTCAGAAATTAACACAAGCAGATTCCAAAACTTTTATTGGAAGCGGAAAAGCGCAGGAAATAAAAGAATACGTAAAAGAACACGGAATCGGAACGGTGATTTTCGATGACGAACTTTCGCCTTCACAACTGAAAAATCTCGAAAGAGAAATGGAAGTGAAAATTCTCGACCGAACCAATTTGATTCTCGATATTTTTGCTCAGAGAGCGCAAACATCTTATGCAAGAACTCAGGTGGAACTTGCTCAGTATCAGTATTTACTCCCGCGACTGACCAGAATGTGGACTCACCTTGAAAGACAGAAAGGGGGAATCGGAATGCGCGGTCCCGGTGAAACAGAAATTGAAACCGACAGAAGGATTATCCGCGACAGAATATCATTATTAAAAGAAAAACTGAAAACCATCGACAAACAGATGGCAACGCAAAGACAAAACCGTGGCAAAATGGTTCGTGTAGCGCTGGTTGGCTATACCAATGTCGGGAAATCTACGCTGATGAACGCGATTTCTAAATCTGACGTTTTTGCGGAAAATAAGCTGTTTGCAACTTTAGATACAACTGTACGAAAAGTGGTCATTGGGAATTTACCTTTCTTATTAACGGATACTGTAGGGTTTATCAGAAAACTTCCAACCCAATTGGTAGAGAGTTTTAAATCAACTTTGGATGAAGTCCGTGAAGCCGATTTATTGATTCATGTGGTTGATATTTCCCACGAAAGTTTTGAAGATCACATCAATTCCGTCAACCAAACTTTAATGGAAATCAATGCGCATCAAAAGCCGATGATCATGGTTTTTAATAAAATAGATGCTTTTGCTTACGAGAAAAAAGACGAAGACGATCTGACTCCGGAAACCCGAAAAAATATTTCTCTTGATGAGTGGATGAAAACCTGGATGTCGAAATCTCAGTATCCAACCGTATTTATTTCTGCGCTGAACAAAGAGAACTTCCCGGAAATGAAAAAGTTAATTTACGACGAGGTTCTGAAAATTCATACCGCCAGATTCCCTTATAATGATTTCCTGTTTGAATATCATGATGATGACATGGAATTGGAAGACTAA
- a CDS encoding glutaminase — MKLDYQKITSKVYADIIAKENHGKVPDYIPELACIDENKFGVNFTDLKHNSFGCGDSEEKFSIQSISKVFALSFVYEKLEEKLWERVDVEPSGSAFNSLIQLEADNGIPRNPFINAGALVICDILLEICNNPKEELLSFIRNLTEDEEIFFNEKVASSEMQNSFRNAAMCNFMKSFGNIKNKPDSVIELYCHLCSIEMTCKQLSKSFLYLANEGKKPSGGMQILSSSKAKRINAILLTCGFYDESGEFSFLVGLPGKSGVGGGIIAIYPQHYCITVWSPKLNEKGNSYRGMKFLEEFTTLTGESIF, encoded by the coding sequence ATGAAATTAGATTATCAGAAAATTACTTCAAAAGTGTATGCGGATATTATTGCCAAAGAAAATCATGGTAAAGTCCCAGACTATATTCCTGAACTCGCATGCATCGATGAAAATAAATTTGGCGTCAACTTTACCGATTTAAAACACAACAGTTTTGGCTGCGGTGATTCTGAAGAAAAATTTTCCATACAGAGTATTTCCAAAGTTTTTGCATTGTCTTTTGTTTATGAAAAACTGGAAGAAAAACTTTGGGAAAGAGTAGATGTAGAACCTTCAGGAAGTGCATTTAATTCTTTGATTCAGTTGGAAGCAGATAACGGAATCCCCCGAAATCCTTTTATCAATGCGGGCGCTTTGGTTATTTGCGATATATTACTGGAAATTTGCAACAATCCAAAAGAAGAACTACTTTCTTTTATTCGAAATCTCACAGAAGATGAAGAAATTTTCTTTAATGAAAAAGTAGCTTCGAGCGAGATGCAGAACAGTTTCAGAAATGCAGCGATGTGTAATTTCATGAAATCTTTTGGAAATATTAAAAATAAACCGGATTCGGTTATTGAACTTTATTGCCATCTTTGTTCGATAGAAATGACTTGCAAACAACTGAGCAAAAGCTTTTTATATTTGGCAAATGAAGGTAAGAAACCTTCCGGCGGAATGCAGATTTTATCTTCGAGTAAAGCCAAAAGAATTAATGCAATTTTGCTCACTTGTGGATTTTATGATGAGTCAGGCGAGTTTTCTTTTCTCGTAGGATTGCCAGGGAAAAGTGGCGTTGGAGGAGGAATTATAGCAATTTATCCTCAGCATTATTGCATCACCGTCTGGAGTCCGAAACTCAATGAAAAAGGGAATTCGTACCGCGGCATGAAATTCCTGGAAGAATTTACAACCCTAACCGGCGAAAGTATTTTTTAA
- a CDS encoding DNA alkylation repair protein translates to MIEEIKSALQDLSIPEKKAFLPRFFKAGKGGYAEGDQFIGVTVPDQRKVAKEYWNRISLNELEQLLSSEIHEHRLCSLLMLVSKFEKSKDTKEKKEIVDFYLKNKEHINNWDLVDTSCYKILGRYCFENQEDSILINLSEEDNLWSKRIAVVSTMFHVKKDSFQLLKKLVITNLNHPHDLMHKANGWLLREMGGRNEEQLLDFLQLHYQKMPRTTLRYAIEKLDENLRQDYLKGRI, encoded by the coding sequence ATGATTGAAGAAATTAAATCCGCGCTACAAGATCTTTCCATTCCCGAAAAGAAAGCGTTTTTACCCAGATTTTTCAAAGCCGGAAAAGGCGGATATGCAGAAGGAGACCAATTTATCGGCGTTACCGTGCCCGATCAAAGAAAAGTTGCCAAAGAATATTGGAACAGAATTTCATTAAATGAATTAGAACAGCTGCTGTCGTCAGAAATTCATGAACACCGCCTCTGCTCATTATTAATGCTGGTTTCTAAATTTGAAAAATCAAAGGATACAAAAGAAAAAAAAGAAATCGTCGACTTTTATTTAAAAAATAAAGAGCATATCAACAATTGGGATTTGGTCGATACTTCCTGTTACAAAATTTTAGGCCGATATTGTTTTGAAAATCAAGAGGATTCAATTTTAATAAATTTGTCTGAAGAAGATAATTTGTGGAGCAAAAGAATCGCTGTGGTTTCAACGATGTTTCACGTGAAAAAAGATTCTTTTCAGCTGCTTAAGAAGTTGGTCATCACAAATCTAAATCATCCACACGACCTGATGCACAAGGCGAACGGCTGGCTTTTGCGGGAAATGGGCGGGAGAAATGAAGAGCAACTTTTGGATTTCCTCCAACTTCATTATCAAAAAATGCCACGGACAACGCTTCGGTATGCCATTGAAAAACTGGACGAAAATCTTCGTCAGGATTATTTAAAAGGAAGGATATAA
- a CDS encoding DUF6122 family protein gives MENVFYIREIIHYLMHFIVPLFIAKIFFKNNWKHAYFLMLATMLVDLDHVFADPLFDPNRNSIGYHPLHSYWAIAVYFLGSLFLKGNYRVIAIGLLFHMFTDFQDYWLWKN, from the coding sequence ATGGAAAACGTTTTTTACATCAGAGAAATCATCCATTATTTGATGCACTTTATTGTGCCGCTTTTTATTGCAAAAATTTTCTTTAAAAATAATTGGAAACACGCCTATTTTCTGATGCTCGCAACGATGCTTGTCGATTTGGATCATGTCTTCGCCGATCCCCTTTTCGATCCCAATAGAAACAGTATTGGTTATCATCCGCTGCATTCTTACTGGGCAATCGCTGTGTATTTTCTGGGAAGTTTATTTCTTAAAGGGAATTACAGAGTCATCGCAATTGGTTTGCTTTTTCACATGTTCACCGATTTTCAGGATTATTGGCTGTGGAAAAATTGA